A single Columba livia isolate bColLiv1 breed racing homer chromosome 22, bColLiv1.pat.W.v2, whole genome shotgun sequence DNA region contains:
- the PACSIN1 gene encoding protein kinase C and casein kinase substrate in neurons protein 1, producing the protein MSGSYDESAAAAEETTDSFWEVGNYKRTVKRIDDGHRLCNDLMNCVHERAKIEKSYAQQLTDWSKRWRQLIEKGPQYGSLERAWGAIMTEADKVSELHQEVKNSLLNDDFEKVKNWQKDAYHKQIMGGFKEAKEAEDGFRKAQKPWAKKLKELETAKKAYHLACKEEKLAVTREANSKAEQNNTPEQQKKLQDKVEKCKQDVQKTQEKYEKVLDELNKCTPQYIESMEQVFEQCQQFEEKRLNFLKEVLLDIKRHLNLAESSSYANVYRELEQTIRLSDAQEDLRWFRSTSGPGMPMNWPQFEEWNPDLTHTITRKEKQKKGEGVTLTNASSAGETGASAGERGSVSSHDRGQTYSAEWSDDEGSNSFNASEANGGTNPFDEEPAGKGVRVRALYDYDGQEQDELSFKAGDELTKLGEEDEQGWCKGRLDNGQLGLYPANYVEAI; encoded by the exons ATGTCGGGCTCCTACGACGAGTCGGCAGCGGCCGCGGAGGAAACGACCGACAGCTTCTGGGAG GTGGGGAACTACAAGCGCACGGTGAAGCGGATTGACGACGGGCACCGGCTCTGCAATGACCTGATGAACTGCGTGCATGAGCGGGCCAAGATCGAGAAGTCCTACGCGCAGCAGCTCACCGACTGGTCGAAGCGGTGGAGGCAGCTCATCGAGAAAG gTCCCCAGTACGGCAGCCTGGAGAGGGCCTGGGGGGCCATCATGACCGAGGCGGACAAGGTGAGCGAGCTGCACCAGGAGGTGAAGAACAGCCTGCTCAATGACGACTTCGAGAAGGTCAAGAACTGGCAGAAGGACGCCTACCACAAGCAGATCATGGGAGGCTTCAAGGAGGCCAAGGAGGCTGAGGATGGGTTCAGGAAAGCCCAGAAGCCCTGGGCCAAGAAGCTCAAGGAG CTGGAGACAGCCAAGAAAGCCTACCACCTGGCCTGCAAGGAGGAGAAGCTGGCCGTCACCCGGGAAGCCAACAGCAAGGCAGAGCAGAACAACACCCCCGAGCAGCAGAAGAAACTGCAGGACAAGGTGGAAAAGTGCAAGCAAGATGTGCAAAAG ACCCAGGAGAAGTACGAGAAGGTGCTGGACGAGCTGAACAAGTGCACCCCGCAGTACATCGAGAGCATGGAGCAGGTCTTCGAGCAGTGCCAGCAGTTTGAGGAGAAGAGGCTCAACTTCCTCAAGGAAGTGCTCCTGGACATCAAGAGGCACCTGAACCTGGCCGAGAGCAGCAG ctaTGCCAACGTGTACCGGGAGCTGGAGCAGACCATCCGCCTCTCGGACGCGCAGGAGGATCTCCGGTGGTTCCGCAGCACCAGCGGCCCCGGGATGCCCATGAACTGGCCCCAGTTTGAG gagtggaaCCCGGACCTGACACACACGATAACGcggaaggagaagcagaagaaggGCGAGGGGGTGACCCTGACCAACGCCAGCAGCGCGGGCGAGACGGGGGCATCGGCGGGCGAGCGTGGGAG CGTGAGCAGCCACGACCGCGGGCAGACCTACAGCGCCGAGTGGTCTGACGACGAGGGCAGCAACTCCTTCAACGCCAGCGAGGCCAACGGCGGCACCAACCCCTTCGACGAGGAGCCGGCGGGGAAGGGCGTGCGGGTGCGGGCTCTGTACGACTACgatgggcaggagcaggatgaACTCAGCTTCAAAGCAG GCGATGAACTGACCAAACTCGGGGAAGAAGACGAGCAGGGTTGGTGCAAAGGGCGCTTGGACAACGGGCAGCTGGGTCTCTACCCCGCCAACTATGTGGAGGCAATCTAA
- the SPDEF gene encoding SAM pointed domain-containing Ets transcription factor isoform X1, giving the protein MFPPCAGTHVDSEPPVHPPGWELALSGAMGSTGPGLTVLPPGRAPRPEPALLPPPRDPDTHSWGCPDSPSPPGTPEQPVPAFCLHYFDMLYTEDIAWATKGTGDPSPSGAPGGRGEAPKEPEQCPIIDSQGPALGAGGALPGSLALEEHSLEQVQSLVLGEVLKDIETACKLLNIPADPADWSPGNVQKWILWTEHQYRLPQIGKSFQELSGKDLCAMSEEQFCQRSPACGDILHAHLDIWKSAAWMKEKAAPEDVKYSGGDAGWADSEADSSCAGQPIHLWQFLKELLLKPHNYGRFIRWLNKEKGIFKIEDSAQVARLWGIRKNRPAMNYDKLSRSIRQYYKKGIIRKPDISQRLVYQFVHPL; this is encoded by the exons ATGTTCCCCCCCTGCGCTGGGACACACGTGGATTCTGAGCCGCCCGTGCACCCTCCAG GTTGGGAGCTGGCGCTGAGCGGAGCGATGGGCAGCACCGGCCCCGGGCTGACCGTGCTGCCCCCCGGCCGCGCCCCCCGGCCCGagcctgccctgctgcccccCCCGAGGGACCCCGACACCCACAGCTGGGGCTGCCCggacagccccagcccccccggcaCCCCTGAGCAGCCCGTGCCCGCCTTCTGCCTGCACTACTTCGACATGCTCTACACCGAGGACATCGCCTGGGCCACCAAGGGCACGGGGGACCCGTCCCCGAGCGGCGCCCCGGGGGGGCGAGGGGAGGCGCCGAAGGAGCCGGAGCAGTGTCCCATCATCGACAGCCAGGGCCCGGCgctgggggccgggggggccctGCCCGGCAGCCTGGCGCTGGAGGAGCACTCGCTGGAGCAGGTGCAGAGCCTGGTGCTGGGAGAGGTGCTGAAGGACATCGAGACAGCCTGCAAGCTACTCAACATCCCCGCAG ACCCTGCGGACTGGAGCCCCGGCAACGTGCAGAAGTGGATCCTGTGGACGGAGCACCAGTACCGGCTGCCGCAGATCGGGAAGTCCTTCCAGGAGCTGTCGGGAAAGGACCTGTGCGCCATGTCTGAGGAGCAGTTCTGCCAGCGCTCGCCCGCCTGCGGTGACATCCTGCACGCCCACCTCGACATCTGGAAATCGG CTGCCTGGATGAAGGAAAAAGCTGCCCCAGAAGATGTGAAATACAGCG GAGGTGACGCCGGCTGGGCGGACAGCGAGGCGGACTCGTCCTGCGCCGGCCAACCCATCCACCTCTGGCAGTTCCtcaaggagctgctgctgaagccCCACAACTACGGCCGCTTCATCCGCTGGCTCAACAAGGAGAAAG GCATCTTCAAGATCGAGGACTCGGCGCAGGTGGCCCGTCTGTGGGGCATCCGGAAGAACCGCCCGGCCATGAACTACGACAAGCTGAGCCGCTCCATCCGGCAGTACTACAAGAAAGGCATCATCCGCAAGCCCGACATCTCCCAGCGCCTCGTCTACCAGTTTGTACACCCGCTCTGA
- the SPDEF gene encoding SAM pointed domain-containing Ets transcription factor isoform X3 has protein sequence MFPPCAGTHVDSEPPVHPPGWELALSGAMGSTGPGLTVLPPGRAPRPEPALLPPPRDPDTHSWGCPDSPSPPGTPEQPVPAFCLHYFDMLYTEDIAWATKGTGDPSPSGAPGGRGEAPKEPEQCPIIDSQGPALGAGGALPGSLALEEHSLEQVQSLVLGEVLKDIETACKLLNIPADPADWSPGNVQKWILWTEHQYRLPQIGKSFQELSGKDLCAMSEEQFCQRSPACGDILHAHLDIWKSAAWMKEKAAPEDVKYSGIFKIEDSAQVARLWGIRKNRPAMNYDKLSRSIRQYYKKGIIRKPDISQRLVYQFVHPL, from the exons ATGTTCCCCCCCTGCGCTGGGACACACGTGGATTCTGAGCCGCCCGTGCACCCTCCAG GTTGGGAGCTGGCGCTGAGCGGAGCGATGGGCAGCACCGGCCCCGGGCTGACCGTGCTGCCCCCCGGCCGCGCCCCCCGGCCCGagcctgccctgctgcccccCCCGAGGGACCCCGACACCCACAGCTGGGGCTGCCCggacagccccagcccccccggcaCCCCTGAGCAGCCCGTGCCCGCCTTCTGCCTGCACTACTTCGACATGCTCTACACCGAGGACATCGCCTGGGCCACCAAGGGCACGGGGGACCCGTCCCCGAGCGGCGCCCCGGGGGGGCGAGGGGAGGCGCCGAAGGAGCCGGAGCAGTGTCCCATCATCGACAGCCAGGGCCCGGCgctgggggccgggggggccctGCCCGGCAGCCTGGCGCTGGAGGAGCACTCGCTGGAGCAGGTGCAGAGCCTGGTGCTGGGAGAGGTGCTGAAGGACATCGAGACAGCCTGCAAGCTACTCAACATCCCCGCAG ACCCTGCGGACTGGAGCCCCGGCAACGTGCAGAAGTGGATCCTGTGGACGGAGCACCAGTACCGGCTGCCGCAGATCGGGAAGTCCTTCCAGGAGCTGTCGGGAAAGGACCTGTGCGCCATGTCTGAGGAGCAGTTCTGCCAGCGCTCGCCCGCCTGCGGTGACATCCTGCACGCCCACCTCGACATCTGGAAATCGG CTGCCTGGATGAAGGAAAAAGCTGCCCCAGAAGATGTGAAATACAGCG GCATCTTCAAGATCGAGGACTCGGCGCAGGTGGCCCGTCTGTGGGGCATCCGGAAGAACCGCCCGGCCATGAACTACGACAAGCTGAGCCGCTCCATCCGGCAGTACTACAAGAAAGGCATCATCCGCAAGCCCGACATCTCCCAGCGCCTCGTCTACCAGTTTGTACACCCGCTCTGA
- the SPDEF gene encoding SAM pointed domain-containing Ets transcription factor isoform X2, with protein sequence MGSTGPGLTVLPPGRAPRPEPALLPPPRDPDTHSWGCPDSPSPPGTPEQPVPAFCLHYFDMLYTEDIAWATKGTGDPSPSGAPGGRGEAPKEPEQCPIIDSQGPALGAGGALPGSLALEEHSLEQVQSLVLGEVLKDIETACKLLNIPADPADWSPGNVQKWILWTEHQYRLPQIGKSFQELSGKDLCAMSEEQFCQRSPACGDILHAHLDIWKSAAWMKEKAAPEDVKYSGGDAGWADSEADSSCAGQPIHLWQFLKELLLKPHNYGRFIRWLNKEKGIFKIEDSAQVARLWGIRKNRPAMNYDKLSRSIRQYYKKGIIRKPDISQRLVYQFVHPL encoded by the exons ATGGGCAGCACCGGCCCCGGGCTGACCGTGCTGCCCCCCGGCCGCGCCCCCCGGCCCGagcctgccctgctgcccccCCCGAGGGACCCCGACACCCACAGCTGGGGCTGCCCggacagccccagcccccccggcaCCCCTGAGCAGCCCGTGCCCGCCTTCTGCCTGCACTACTTCGACATGCTCTACACCGAGGACATCGCCTGGGCCACCAAGGGCACGGGGGACCCGTCCCCGAGCGGCGCCCCGGGGGGGCGAGGGGAGGCGCCGAAGGAGCCGGAGCAGTGTCCCATCATCGACAGCCAGGGCCCGGCgctgggggccgggggggccctGCCCGGCAGCCTGGCGCTGGAGGAGCACTCGCTGGAGCAGGTGCAGAGCCTGGTGCTGGGAGAGGTGCTGAAGGACATCGAGACAGCCTGCAAGCTACTCAACATCCCCGCAG ACCCTGCGGACTGGAGCCCCGGCAACGTGCAGAAGTGGATCCTGTGGACGGAGCACCAGTACCGGCTGCCGCAGATCGGGAAGTCCTTCCAGGAGCTGTCGGGAAAGGACCTGTGCGCCATGTCTGAGGAGCAGTTCTGCCAGCGCTCGCCCGCCTGCGGTGACATCCTGCACGCCCACCTCGACATCTGGAAATCGG CTGCCTGGATGAAGGAAAAAGCTGCCCCAGAAGATGTGAAATACAGCG GAGGTGACGCCGGCTGGGCGGACAGCGAGGCGGACTCGTCCTGCGCCGGCCAACCCATCCACCTCTGGCAGTTCCtcaaggagctgctgctgaagccCCACAACTACGGCCGCTTCATCCGCTGGCTCAACAAGGAGAAAG GCATCTTCAAGATCGAGGACTCGGCGCAGGTGGCCCGTCTGTGGGGCATCCGGAAGAACCGCCCGGCCATGAACTACGACAAGCTGAGCCGCTCCATCCGGCAGTACTACAAGAAAGGCATCATCCGCAAGCCCGACATCTCCCAGCGCCTCGTCTACCAGTTTGTACACCCGCTCTGA